One stretch of Gadus chalcogrammus isolate NIFS_2021 chromosome 14, NIFS_Gcha_1.0, whole genome shotgun sequence DNA includes these proteins:
- the LOC130403002 gene encoding transcription factor Adf-1-like codes for MSDESLITAVSESPVLYDLTLKAYHDLTKRNQAWRDISSMLGVTAEVSRKKWKYLRDKYLRERKAERDRKKSGAGATSFKRWKYMAIMGYLERHVKERVVAQSEEEIFPPSPSLSESAVDTSPPSPSTTSTVTLVTPLRPVPPPPRRRQLEQPLSVFQQSILSSLEKEKENTPALDEDEHFMLSLVPSLRRLSNQKKAQARMRMQQVLYDVEFGE; via the exons atgtcGGACGAAAGCTTGATAACAGCTGTGAGCGAGAGTCCGGTCCTGTACGACCTCACGTTGAAGGCCTACCACGACCTAACAAAACGCAACCAGGCCTGGCGAGACATTTCATCTATGCTGGGCGTTACAG CTGAAGTGTCCCGCAAGAAATGGAAGTACTTGCGGGATAAATatttgagggagaggaaggcagagagggacaggaagaaAAGTGGGGCCGGTGCCACCTCTTTCAAGAGGTGGAAGTATATGGCGATCATGGGCTACCTGGAGCGCCATGTGAAGGAGAGG GTGGTGGCTCAAAGTGAAGAGGAGAtatttcctccctctcccagcctaTCAGAGTCCGCTGTggacacctctcctccatctccttccacTACCTCTACGGTGACTCTGGTCACACCGCTGCGTCctgtacctccaccaccacgcagGAGACAGCTGGAGCAGCCGCTGTCTGTGTTCCAGCAATCAATCCTGTCCTCCCtcgaaaaagaaaaggagaatacACCGGCTCTGGACGAGGATGAGCATTTTATGCTCAGCCTCGTCCCATCATTGAGGAGGCTGTCCAACCAGAAAAAGGCCCAGGCACGCATGAGGATGCAGCAGGTCCTTTATGATGTGGAGTTTGGAGAGTAA